The Pogona vitticeps strain Pit_001003342236 chromosome 7, PviZW2.1, whole genome shotgun sequence genome segment ggatgctgaaaaatgcagaagtggCTAACTCTGCATATTctatggtctctgtctccctctagtggccagttctggtaaatacacaacAGAAATACACAGAAATAGGTATTTCTGGGGGTGAGATTTAGTTTTTTTCAGTCAGCAGATAAGTGGTAGGTGGTTTCAACACAAAATCTCCCCCTGCCAacaagaccacacacacacacacacacacacacacacacacacacacacacacacacacacacggcttctTACATACATGCTGAACGTATCCATCTCCCCCATCAGGTTGATCCGTTCCACGAGGCTGGCGTCCACTTTCTCCTTGAGTTTTTCCTCCAGCTGTTGGGAGCAAGAGAGATGTATGAaaaatttggattttttaaaaattactattttttGATCCTATAAGGTTCCAAACTGTCCACATGCCTGAAAGAAGGCAGGCCTTGGAATCCTCTCCCAGCCCATCTAACCCACTGACTGTATCCTTTCCTTCCTTGTGCTCCTTTGGGAGAACGTCCAAAATAGCGCTATGCGGTGTGCAAGGAGGGAAAGTCTGCTGTCCTCGGCCCCTGTGATCCAGAGGTCTCCTTCTTAGCCCCCGGGAACCATTTGTCCTCATTTACAACGTTCCGGGAACCAGTGGGTTCCTATCTTtgcggtccccagatgttcttggactacaactcccagaagcctttgctaccCATgggggctggccaggatttctgggatttgtagtccaggaatatctggggaagtcaggttgggaaccacggtgATAAAACTCTGCCATCCCAAGGCTTTCCCACCCCAAAAAACCACAGGGGATCCTGTCCCCACAGGGGGCCTTCCAGAGGTCCCGGAACCCCAGTGGTCTTGGGAGGCTGCCGGTGGGCACTGTACCTGTTGAGTCGTCGCCAGGCAGTACTCCGCCGTGCTCAGGATGCTACAGATCAAGCAGAGTTCCTCCAGCGTGAACTTGGCCACCTCCGagccctctttctctttcagcaAGCTGGTGATGGTCAGCCCTCCGCTGCTGGTGGTGGTCCTGGGAGGGGATTAGAACACAGAACCCCTTTCTTTGTGTAACGAGAGTAATTATGCGCagtgtgtgcgcacgcacgcgcacacacacaattgAAAAGCCCACATCTTTGAACCTCTACGGCAACTTCGTGAATTAACGGATACCGATCCCTtggatacagaggtcctactgcATTTTTGCTCCATCCCACGGACAAGATTTTATGCACATCCGAAATGTGTGAATTTCTCTGAACCTGCCTTTTCTCGCTTATCGGCTTTGTGCAGGGACTCCACCGTGCAAAATAGACCCTGGCATGTTTCAGTGAGTTAAAAAACCAGcctgcatttttccttttctttaaaatctgGTGGCACCTAACACGACGCCCTTTCAGAGGTGTATTTCGGGGGCACCCTGTTGGGGGGAAACACAGCCTCCCCAGCCCACCAAAGGGTAGCAAGCTCTCCTTCGTGACTGGCTGTCTAGGAGACAATGCAATGGGGCGGTTTATAGTTCGTTGCTTCTCAATCTGTTCTTTGTAAGGCTTTGGCTGAACTTTTTAAATACAACTTTCTTCATTCTCCTTTAAGATCTGAATAACAGACCATTTTTGGCTTGTAAGGTTGTGGTGATTAATAatgtaagccgctttgggtccccttttaggagaaaggtggggccaaattattttaaataaataaataagtcagtgACTCAATCCAGCCAAatccttttctttctctaaatGCTTTCCTCCTGCTTCCTACAGAGCGATTCCCCCCTTCGAGTCTTCTAGTTTTCAAAAAACAGACAAACGttttaaaatgaagcaaatggCCACAAAAGTTTTGTACGATTTTGACGCATCGCGTCAAGCCTCACTTTGGCAAGTTTCCGGAGAGAATTTTCCAGGCGTATTCGCGCAGGTACTTCTGGAAGATGGTGGTGAGGGCGATCATGGGCTCGCCGGTGCTGAGCTGCGAGCACTGAACCATGCATTTCTTATAATAGACAAAGAGATCGGCGCAGCTGGGCAGGACCGCCCCGCCTTCATCCACGTTGGGTTTGGGGGGTCCCTGGGCTTTGAAATCCCCCACGAAACGGTCAATCAGCTCGCCCAGGTTTCTGGAAAGTCGAACGGGAAgcgaaagaaaacaaacaaacaaactcacgTTAGAGACGGCGAAACGGAACTAGGATGCTAAGACTCAGAGGCAAAGGTGGACGGAAAGAGGGGGCCCCGTCCTTCAGCCGCCTCTCATCGCTCTCCTCCCTCGAAGCGACAGAATAAACTTGAACCCAGCCACCTTTCATAAGGAgaggttttagttttttttaaaaattacattaggACCGTATCTGCAGGACATTGGTTCTGAGCCTCTCCCAccggtggtgattttttttttaaactcgcAATTCATTTTTTCTTGACTCACTTGTCTTGGGATTCGATGTAGACGTACAGGTGAGGTTCAAAACACTTGGAAATGATGCCGTGGAAGGGATTCTCCGGAGCTTTCGGCTTCTTGGGCTGGAGAattagggaaagaaaaaaaaagaggcacaaatTAGCTTTAACGGACCCAAAATCTCATAGTGCTGGACCTGGAAGGCAGAAGCCGCTGTCTGGGGCATTCAAAAGTTACCGagttactgtatttaaaaagctgCTAgcaaataaggtttttttttgcacACGATTGAGAAACACCCTCTGAAGCAGGGTTCGGCTTACTTTATCCACCTCCGCTTTTTCCGAAGGGGTGTCATCCCCCTCCGACGACGTGGTCTCATCTTCCAGGAAGGGGTTGGTGGAGGCGAGAGGCGATTCGGCCTTCTTCTGCCAAGAGGACAGGGAAACAGATTTAAGAGGGCGAGCCGGAGACGCCCCAATGATTTTTCTCCTCTCGTGGATAATCCCTCTAATAAACCTACTCTTCCCTGGAAAGCTGGATCCTTCCGGCTGGCCtttccaaagcagatctgagcTGCCGAGGGCAGGGGCAGCCCTGCCAtaggctggactacaactcccatcagcctggcCAAGGGTGAGGAATGCTGGGTCCTGTAGTCCAACATCCTTTGCGAGGGATCGGTTTTGGTTGACCCGATAAAATTATTGCTTTTTCTTCTCGACTTTGTTCTGAAAGACTGCGGTTTTATTTAAAACTAGCGTTTTCGTTCTGATGTTCCCTaaggattttaaaacaaaaatatcttgAGGCCAGTCAAATCATAATTTTCTGGAGCGGGAGGCCCACTACCTCCCTCTGGTTCGCTCGTCGCCCTCCAACCTACATGGGCTGCTTCCCCACTACCCCCCCGGACCCTTGCTCGTCGCGTGGGGGCGATCCGGATGTGCGCACATCATTGGGCACAACCAGATCCCATGTCCCCAGAGATTAACCATCATTTGGCCCCCAGGGCAAACTTGCTCCTTTCCTCCACAGGGAAAATCCCAGCACAAACCCAGATTCGAAAACCGGACAGGCGTCCGGAGCCCGTCTTACCGCCACGGCGTCGGACAGGGTGGAGCCCGAAAAGCGCTTGGCGAGGAGGCCCTCGAAGTTGGTGGTCCTCTGGATGGCAAAAAGCAGCAGCTTCACCTCGATCTCTCTTGCCCGGGTGCGCATGATCTTGGCAAGCTCCGTCCTGAGAGGTGGGGAAGACCCGGAAGATGAAGATGGACGGGCCCCGGCGGGTCTCCCTGGGCAAAGATTTTACAcagacaaacaaaacaccaaaaaccCTCCTCCACCCCTTGAACACACAcaggctctgtagccagatctctcaaccactgagctatccagccagcttgacaAAACCTGAAGAGTCACGAAGCACCTTGCTGGAAGTGTGTGCACGCTTGGAACTATGACTGTCACATCGATTCCTTTTGGAGTGTGATTTCCCAAGTTCACGAGGACCGGCCAAGATTTCCCTCCGGAATAAGGTCAacgggaggagagagagagagagagagagagcgccacGCAAGCGCCCGGCCACCTCTCGAGCCCGCACCTGGTGATGTGGCAGAAGCCGACCGCAATGTGCTCCGTCATACTCCACTCCGGAGGGAACGTACGGCCGTACTTTTCCTCGTAGTCCACCAGCTGGCGTTTGATCCACGCATAACGCCGGTCAATTTTATCCAGCCAGGCGACCTGCGGGGGCGCAAACGGACACCGAGACAGAACGCCAAGGGGCTAGAGCGCTAAACAGGATAGAAACCTTTCAATGGAAAAttctcaggtttttttaaaaatgcctagtTAACCCAAGCTGTCTGTGGGGTTCCAGCAGTGAAAGCAGAATTCGGGGCTAGATAGGTTAGCTTTCCCCAACCCGGtggctggggaggatgggaacCGGAGTACAACACAACGGTTGGGATGAGGCTGAGAAAAGCACTCGTTGGGATTGAACAGGGTGGTTCTCTTAGGCCCCGTCTCCTTGCAAAGTAGAAACCACGGGAAAGGTATCTCTGGCCTTCTCTTAGGCAGACCctggtggactacaactcccatctgcctCTAGCCAACACAGCCAACCTTAGAAGTCCCTGGGAAGTGCAGGACAGTTAACAACCAGGGAGTTTACTCGTGTCCTGTCCCCAACTCACATCTTGGTTTTCCTGGAAGAGGACCAAGTATTCTGAGAGGTGTTGCTTAACGAACTTCTTGATGATCTCCTGCTTGATTCGGGGGTCCAGGACATTGGCCACCAAACAAGCGTCCCGGAGAACGTTGGTGGGCCCTCCGGCCCTCTACcacgaggggggaaaaaagaaataacaaacaAATTAAGAACCTTGATCATCCTGGTACTGTTTTTAACAAAAGGAGACTTGAAAGTAAGAAtctatcatcattattattaaacCCTATAATTCAggacagaatgagagagagagagagagagaatgtcagtCTGCACCCAGCAGTTTTCACCTACATCAGGAACggttcttttgtaaagctaatggctcttagtTGCCCATGACAGATCAAAGCTCTGCAAAGCTTACAAGAGTATACAGTACTGCTGCTGGGACAACCcactcacctctctctctcccccctcccggaGGATTGTTGGTTGTTGAGCCCCACAGATCCCGACTGAAAACGAGACGCAGTGGAATGTTAGACCATGTTGCGCAAGCAGGTAAGAACTGGGAATTTATTTCTTTGTTCACCTTTGTGCCTTGGGAAGGAAACGCTTCTTCAAAGTCCGCCAGGATCTGCTGGCCCAGCTCATTCTGGGCCGCCTTCACCCTGTGGAAGAACGAACAAGGGGCGATGTAAGCACCTGAGACACAACTGCGGGCATCTGTGCAAAACAGCCTTGGTGGCTGCTCCCGGGCTGTGGAACTCCCCGCCACTGGAATCTGGGCAGAATCTCACTCGTCCTTCCATGAGCAGGCAAAGAGCTTTATATCCGGGCAGTTTTTCAGCAACAGATTGGCTGTTTAGGGCAGTTCATCTTTGAAGTAAGAGTCTTACACAATGGATGTCCGAGTGCATGCGCTGTAGCGAAACAGCGCTAAACCGGGCAGCTCTGTGCGAAGGGTTATGTATTTCTTTATCTCGattattgcttttaaaagaatttaagtTCTGCTAACCGCTCATCATCCTGCCTGCTAACATTCCTCATCATCCACAGATCTCTCGAAATCCTAAAAAGTAGGTTTCGTTCCTCCGGTTACCTTTCTGAAAGCTGGCGAATCTGTGGGATCCCCATGTACTTGTTGAAGTGTTCCAGAACATTGACGACGCCTTGAAGGAGATTGGCCACTTCTCCGTACTGCCTCTTCCGTGTCATGGCCCTGTTGTAACAGAGAATGGAAAGAAACGACAGTTAGCGTGGCCATAGGGTACAGGCACTGACCGGCAGTTGCTCTTCCAGATCCCGGTCGAGGAAAACTGCGAGATGCCATGACGGGGGAGATCCTTTCCCCCATGCAATCTGAATTCTGCAGCTCAATTTTGCAACCTGCATTCAGAAAACACGTACACCTTAATTCTTTTTCAATTTTAATACTTATGGGTAAATGATAAGCACGTCGGAGCCCTTTTACACATGAAAAAAGACTAGTTATCTAGTTTTCTGAGACTCTGCAGCCTGGATAATTTCTAGCACatctgaggactagaaacttaactcttttccaaaataaaaaactGGGATTCAAAGGAAGCTGGTTTTCCTGGTAGCACACTTTGTGATTCTGCGGGTTGCCCCAGCACTGTgacatttaacacacacacacataccccaatcACCCTGTACCTACTCCAGGGAATCCACTCCACCGGCCAGCATGTGGAGGTGGTTCAGCGTCGTAATGGAGGTGGTCAGGTGGCGCTTGGCGTGATCCAGTTGCTTAATGTCACGTGTGATTTCTTTAACctgttcagatttaaaaaaaaaaaaagacacacacacacacaaacgttgGATAAAGAGTTCAAGAAAACGCAGATATGCATAATAGATAATTTAGCTTTTGCTATAAACTCAGGATttctggactacaagttccatagttcttcattctgggaattctacaccatacagacacctaaatggTGCTCGCCTTGgaggaaaggcctaaactggaaggctcttCTACTAAAGCCAGGCCCGGGTCCATCCCGGCTTCCTCTTTctgccccagtgcttgctgggagttttcttcctgaacaggaagttaggcagAACTAGGCCGAGCTaaaagcctcaaagccttcctgttGAGGCCGtgtctcccaggcgagccacatttaggtgtctaatACGGTATGTGTAAGCCAGGCTCTGGGATTCAGAAAATGGTGGggaaataaagtaacttttccaatgctGTACAAAGCCCATGTCTCAGTGTAGGTGTAATTATGGGACAAACAACGAGTGCCACTTCTCAATTATCGATTTGGGCATGATTCACAAAAATTAAACACTCTTCTTGATAGAATTGGAGGGAGTCAAATTGGAAAGGGAATATTACTGGAAAACCTTCACGTAAGTTCCCTAAGAAGAAAAGCTTAAACAATCgttattttcctattttaaacCAACGAGAGGTAGACGGGACGGCTTGGCAGGCCCTGTTTGGTCTTCTGGAGGGTTATCCCTCTCTGCTCTGGTGGCGTCCCTCTGTACCACCAAATATCTGGCCTACAACTTTCATTGTCCCTACACGGCATGAGTCATGGCAGAGGAtcatgggcactgtagtccaaaaagggtgATCGGATTTCTTCTCCACGACCCACCCCGCAAGACTCTGCACCAAGGAAGCCCACACACTGGACTTACCATCTGCTCTGATTTTTCCGCTTTGTCTTTTATGTCTTTGATCTTGCTAAAAAGTTGCTGAATCGCCTTCTGGGCTTCTTCTAGCGCCtagcagaaaggaaggagggaaggacatCAAATTCGGCTTCCGTTTTCAAGAGAAACAACGACTCCAAACACATCAAGCCTAGACCTCTTTCTTCAAAGTCTGAGATAACAACTAAGCCTCTAGTCCTCATGGCAGAGAGAGGAACATTTTAGGAGTTTGATCGCtgttggaaggggaaaaaaaacagttcagttaTTAAACTTCTGCTGGATCTCTGGCTTCTCCTAAAATGAGGGTCACCTGTTCCTCTTGtgtcccccccccggggggaCCCTAAAAACGGCCTCCAGGAGACCAGAGAGCCTCCAGAGATACAGGTTTGGTGCCTGGAGaactgaaaaaggaagaggagcgAATCCGTCGGCACTGGATCCCAAAGCACACGGCTGGATCCACGCACCCTCTCCCTCTGCCTGGAGGGTCGTTAAGAGGATTAAAACAGGGGCAAGAGCTACGTAGAGCCTCTGGAGCGTTTGGAAGAAAAGGAATAACTTTGAGAAGTATACAAACTAACGGCAGCCGCACACAATTTCTGCCAAAAAAAGCCAAGCCTCTGTTTGGGAGGCTTTATCTGTGGCCGAGCAGGCCTTTCCAGCGGAGACCAGCACACCATAGTAcaagcttgggggtggggggtggggaaggaaaaatCTCCTTTTTTACCCTAAACGGCCTGGAATCCTGCAGCCACCGTGGCCggcttggggaggggaggggtggtcTTCCAGGAGCGATAAACCGAGAAGCCTTCCTACTCATTTTTTCCTCTCCTGAGCTCCAAagtggcttttgggggggggaaacgcgCTGGATCGCAGCCTGAAACAGTAGCTGCCTAACTAAGGACCGGACTTCGCTTCTGGCTGCCAATGAAAATACGAACAGCCCAAACCAAGATCCCTCTTCCTGCGCCAGATCCAGCGAGgtccctttctcttctccttttcctagAACTTGCTCGCTCGTGCTACGAAGACAGCCTGGCAGAGATCCCGGTCCCATTTCAAGCCTCTTAAAACCTAATAAATCATCCAGAAggaaaggaatggggggggggaaccacccgTTTTCACACCCGCTGGGTTGGTGCTGCTGATCCAAATGTCGTTTTTTAGAGCTAATGTAAAAGACAGCGGGAGGACCCGGGACTGGCAATCTCCAGGTGCTGGCCAAGCACAACCCGCACCCCTGTCCCCATCACTGGCTGGGGAAAATGGGACCTgggatccaagaacatctggagagaggTATGCAGGTCCCCGGCCCCGGCTGTGGAGAGGAGCTTGGCCAGCGCCGGTGCCAAGAACCACCGAAGCGGAAAAGGAAAACGACAGGCTTAAGAGAAACCAGAGGCCAAATCCAGAGCTCATCACGGCTGTGGCTTCTGTTCGAGAAAGTGGCTCTTCAGTTACTAGTATTGTTATTATTTGAAGGTTAATTTCATCTTTACGGAGCTTCCTGTTTTTCCTTCAAGCGCATTTCTGCAATCTAAGGAAGCAAGATATCCATGCGCAGGGGCTGAGCGCCTTTCCCCAGGAGGCTTTCCGATGGATGAAACACACGGAACATCACATCCAGGATGAAACACAGAGAATCAGGGCTTTCGT includes the following:
- the VPS53 gene encoding vacuolar protein sorting-associated protein 53 homolog isoform X1, with the protein product MPLFAEVGLGSRKRGGGGGAEAGMEDEELDLADELEAALQLAPEVQLAIEQVFPSQDPLDRADFNAVEYINTLFPTEQSLANIDDVVNKIKLKIRRLDDNVRTVVRGQTNVGQDGREALEEAQKAIQQLFSKIKDIKDKAEKSEQMVKEITRDIKQLDHAKRHLTTSITTLNHLHMLAGGVDSLEAMTRKRQYGEVANLLQGVVNVLEHFNKYMGIPQIRQLSERVKAAQNELGQQILADFEEAFPSQGTKRAGGPTNVLRDACLVANVLDPRIKQEIIKKFVKQHLSEYLVLFQENQDVAWLDKIDRRYAWIKRQLVDYEEKYGRTFPPEWSMTEHIAVGFCHITRTELAKIMRTRAREIEVKLLLFAIQRTTNFEGLLAKRFSGSTLSDAVAKKAESPLASTNPFLEDETTSSEGDDTPSEKAEVDKPKKPKAPENPFHGIISKCFEPHLYVYIESQDKNLGELIDRFVGDFKAQGPPKPNVDEGGAVLPSCADLFVYYKKCMVQCSQLSTGEPMIALTTIFQKYLREYAWKILSGNLPKTTTSSGGLTITSLLKEKEGSEVAKFTLEELCLICSILSTAEYCLATTQQLEEKLKEKVDASLVERINLMGEMDTFSIVISNSIQLLVQDLDAACDPALTAMSKMQWQNVEHVGDQSPYVTSIILHIKQNVPIIRENLASTRKYFTQFCIKFANSFIPKFINHLFKCKPISMVGAEQLLLDTHSLKMVLLDLPSIGSQVVRKAPASYTKIVVKGMTRAEMILKVVMAPHEPAVVFVDNYIKLLADCSTDTFQKILDMKGLKRSEQSAMLELFRQRLPAPPSGPESASAVSLSAPTPEQESSRIRKLEKLIKKRL
- the VPS53 gene encoding vacuolar protein sorting-associated protein 53 homolog isoform X2 — its product is MPLFAEVGLGSRKRGGGGGAEAGMEDEELDLADELEAALQLAPEVQLAIEQVFPSQDPLDRADFNAVEYINTLFPTEQSLANIDDVVNKIKLKIRRLDDNVRTVVRGQTNVGQDGREALEEAQKAIQQLFSKIKDIKDKAEKSEQMVKEITRDIKQLDHAKRHLTTSITTLNHLHMLAGGVDSLEAMTRKRQYGEVANLLQGVVNVLEHFNKYMGIPQIRQLSERVKAAQNELGQQILADFEEAFPSQGTKRAGGPTNVLRDACLVANVLDPRIKQEIIKKFVKQHLSEYLVLFQENQDVAWLDKIDRRYAWIKRQLVDYEEKYGRTFPPEWSMTEHIAVGFCHITRTELAKIMRTRAREIEVKLLLFAIQRTTNFEGLLAKRFSGSTLSDAVAKAESPLASTNPFLEDETTSSEGDDTPSEKAEVDKPKKPKAPENPFHGIISKCFEPHLYVYIESQDKNLGELIDRFVGDFKAQGPPKPNVDEGGAVLPSCADLFVYYKKCMVQCSQLSTGEPMIALTTIFQKYLREYAWKILSGNLPKTTTSSGGLTITSLLKEKEGSEVAKFTLEELCLICSILSTAEYCLATTQQLEEKLKEKVDASLVERINLMGEMDTFSIVISNSIQLLVQDLDAACDPALTAMSKMQWQNVEHVGDQSPYVTSIILHIKQNVPIIRENLASTRKYFTQFCIKFANSFIPKFINHLFKCKPISMVGAEQLLLDTHSLKMVLLDLPSIGSQVVRKAPASYTKIVVKGMTRAEMILKVVMAPHEPAVVFVDNYIKLLADCSTDTFQKILDMKGLKRSEQSAMLELFRQRLPAPPSGPESASAVSLSAPTPEQESSRIRKLEKLIKKRL